In Neofelis nebulosa isolate mNeoNeb1 chromosome 10, mNeoNeb1.pri, whole genome shotgun sequence, one DNA window encodes the following:
- the PTH gene encoding parathyroid hormone, whose translation MMSAKDMVKVMVVMFAICFLAKSDGKPVKKRSVSEIQFMHNLGKHLSSVERVEWLRRKLQDVHNFVALGAPIAHRDGGFQRPRKKEDNVPAENHQKSLGEADKADVDVLIKAKSQ comes from the exons ATGATGTCTGCGAAAGACATGGTTAAGGTCATGGTTGTCATGTTTGCAATTTGCTTTCTTGCAAAATCGGATGGGAAACCTGTTAA GAAGAGGTCTGTGAGTGAAATACAGTTTATGCATAACCTGGGCAAGCATCTGAGCTCCGTGGAGAGGGTAGAATGGCTGCGGAGGAAACTACAGGATGTACACAACTTTGTTGCCCTCGGAGCTCCAATAGCTCACAGAgatggtggtttccagaggcccCGAAAAAAGGAAGACAATGTCCCGGCTGAGAACCATCAAAAAAGTCTTGGAGAAGCAGACAAAGCTGATGTGGATGTGTTAATCAAAGCTAAATCCCAGTGA